In Bacillota bacterium, the following are encoded in one genomic region:
- a CDS encoding formate/nitrite transporter family protein has translation MSGFKAPAEIARAAVEAGAAKARLSTGQLLVLGFLAGAFIALGGLLDVRVTAGLPRQIWGSFASFLGAAVFPVGLVLVVVAGAELLTGNMAVLPIAAHAGRTGWGGVMRNWFWALVGNFLGSLFVAYVFGVTAGLLTAEPYRSAVVALGVAKVKLGFLATVASGIGCNWLVALAVWLALGSEDVVSKILGIWFPIMAFVGIGFQHVVANMFFVPAALFVGAPFGWAQAFRELAAAFLGNLVGAWLFVAAAYWYVYLRQPAARREAAGVELAPATPAARE, from the coding sequence ATGAGCGGCTTCAAGGCGCCGGCGGAGATCGCGCGCGCCGCCGTGGAGGCGGGCGCGGCCAAGGCGCGTCTCTCCACCGGGCAGCTCCTGGTGCTGGGCTTCCTGGCGGGCGCCTTCATCGCGCTGGGAGGCCTTCTGGACGTGCGCGTGACCGCGGGCCTGCCCAGGCAGATCTGGGGGAGCTTCGCCAGCTTCCTGGGGGCCGCCGTCTTCCCAGTCGGCCTGGTGCTGGTGGTCGTCGCCGGGGCGGAGCTCCTGACGGGGAACATGGCCGTCCTGCCCATCGCCGCCCACGCGGGGCGCACCGGCTGGGGCGGCGTGATGCGCAACTGGTTCTGGGCGCTGGTGGGGAACTTCCTGGGCTCGCTCTTCGTCGCCTACGTCTTCGGCGTCACCGCCGGCCTGCTGACCGCCGAGCCCTACCGCTCGGCCGTCGTCGCGCTGGGGGTGGCCAAGGTGAAGCTGGGCTTCCTGGCCACCGTCGCCTCGGGGATCGGCTGCAACTGGCTGGTGGCGCTGGCCGTCTGGCTGGCGCTGGGCTCGGAGGACGTGGTCAGCAAGATCCTGGGCATCTGGTTCCCCATCATGGCCTTCGTCGGCATCGGCTTCCAGCACGTGGTGGCCAACATGTTCTTCGTGCCGGCGGCGCTCTTCGTCGGGGCGCCCTTCGGCTGGGCCCAGGCCTTCCGCGAGCTGGCGGCGGCCTTTCTGGGCAACCTGGTGGGCGCCTGGCTCTTCGTGGCGGCGGCCTACTGGTACGTCTACCTGCGCCAGCCGGCCGCCCGGCGCGAGGCCGCCGGCGTGGAGCTGGCGCCGGCGACGCCGGCGGCGCGCGAGTAA